GTTCGGGTGGACACCCAGCGCCTGGATGAAATCATGAACATGGTGGGTGAATTGGTCCTGGTCCGGAACCGGTTCAAGACCCTTCGCGAAGCCCTGGATAACGAAGACATGGCCAAAGCGGTGGCGAATCTGGATGTGGTGACTTCAGACCTTCAGCTGGCGGTCATGAAGACCCGCATGCAGCCCATCAAGAAAGTATTTGGCCGTTTTCCCCGCGTGGTCAGGGACTTGGCGCGCAGCCTCAACAAGGAAATCCGGTTGGAAATGCACGGCGAGGACACGGATTTGGACAAGAATCTGGTGGAAGCGCTTGCCGATCCCTTGGTGCATTTAGTGCGCAATTCCGTCGATCACGGCATTGAGATGCCTGATGAGCGGGAAAAGGCAGGCAAGCCCCGCGAAGGCGTGGTGGTGCTGACTGCCGCCCAGGAAGGTGATCATATCCAGTTAACCATTGAAGACGATGGCAAGGGCATGGACCCTGAAATGTTGCGTCAAAAAGCAGTGGAAAAAGGGTTAATGGATGAAGAAAGCGCCGCCCGCCTAGACGAAAAGGAGTGCTTTCATTTGATTTTCATGCCGGGATTTTCTACCAAGTCGGAGATATCCGATATTTCCGGGCGTGGGGTAGGCATGGATGTGGTGAAGACCCGGATTAGTCAGATGAATGGCAGCGTGGATATCGATTCCGAAAAAGGGAAGGGCACCAAGCTCACTATCCGCGTACCTTTGACATTAGCCATTATGCCCACCCTGATGGTGAAATTGGAACACCAAGCCTTTGCCTTGCCCTTGGCCAGCGTTGTGGAGATCCTGGATTTGGACTTGAATCAGACCAATGTGGTGGATGGCCAGGAAGTGGTTATTGTCCGCGAGCAGGCACTGCCCCTGTTTTACCTAAAAGACTGGCTGATTCACGGCCGGCGTAGTGAAATCCGCTCGCAAAACGATGGCAATGTGGTAGTGGTGAATGTGGGAGGACGGCACGTTGGTTTTGTGGTGGATCATTTGATTGGCCAGGAGGAAGTGGTCATCAAAGCTCTGGGTGCCAAGTTGCACGGACTGGTAGGCCTGGCAGGGGCCACGATTACCGGAGATGGCATGATTGCGTTGATTCTCGATGTTCCCGGACTAATGAAGCGCTATGCTGCCTGACCATGATTAGATGGTAGTTAACAAAGCATTGATTCGGGTATCGAATCCAACCCCCAGAAAAAGCCTGTATCCTAAAGACTTAATGGTGGCAGTAATCCACAGTAAATCTGCTGTCAACGGGGCAAATAAGCCTAAGGGTGAAAGAAAAGATTCGCCTTTTCAGTTGTTGCTGATCGCCGCATCAACCGGGGGGCCTTTGGCTCTGCAGAAGGTTCTTCCTCAACTGAAGACTAACGTGGGATTCCCGATTTTGGTGGTGCAACACATGCCGAAGGATTTTACCCGCGATTTTGCCGAGCGATTGAATCGATTATCCAAAATTGAAGTACGGGAAGCCGAGGACGGGGACCGGTTAAAGCCTGGACTGGCGTTATTGGCGCCGGGCGGGAAGCAAATGGAGTTGGAAGCCAACCGGACCATCAAAATCCGCGCTACCAGGCATAAAGAACTCTACAAACCCAGTGCGGACATTACTTTTACCTCGGTTGCCCATCGGTTTATGGGCAGGGTGCTGGCCATTGTCATGACGGGCATGGGCGCGGACGGACGGTTTGGCGTCAAAATATTGAAAAGCAAAGGGGCCCGCATATGGGTCCAAGATGAACAGAGTTGCACCATTTATGGTATGCCGAAAGCCGTTGCCGATGCTGGTCTAGCCGATCAAATCATCGGCTTGGATGAGATCGGCAAACGCTTCAGGGAAATGTAACGATATGGACCCCTTAAGTATTGTCGGATTAATTGTAAGCATCGGCGCGGTTGTTTTTGGCAATATGCTGGAAGGCGGGGATTTGTCCTTTTTGGTCAATGGGCCGGCAATGCTGATTGTGATGGGGGGTACTTTAGGCGCGGTGCTGTTGCAGACGCCGCCACCGGTTTTCTTGAGGGCTGTCAAAAAATCGGGGGGGGTGTTTCTGCCGCCGAAAATCCAGTTGCGGCAACAAATCAAAAAAATTGTGCAGTGGAGCGGCCAGGCTCGCAAGGAAGGGTTGTTGGGCCTTGAAAATGAGCTGGACCGGGAAAAGGACAGCTTCGTCAATAAAGGTCTGCAATTGTTGGTGGATGGCAATGAGACTGAAATCATTCGCGAAGCCATGTCTTTGGAGATGGTGACGAAAGAACAGCAGGATTTTCAAGCCGCCAAGGTTTTTGAGGCCATGGGCGGTTATGCGCCCACATTGGGTATTTTGGGCGCGGTGCTGGGCCTGATTCAAGTCATGCAAAACTTGAGTGATCCAGAAAAATTGGGAAGCGGAATCGCAGTGGCGTTTGTGGCGACGATTTACGGGGTGGGATTGGCCAATCTGGTGTTTTTGCCTATCGCCAACAAGCTTAAAGCACAAGCCCGCGCCTTGAGCTTGTCCCGGGAACTGATGATTGAAGGCATTATCGCCATTGCCGAAGGAGAGAATCCCCGCAATATCGAAATCAAGTTGAGCGGATTTTTGGAATGAAATCCAGATCAGTCCGGGCCAGAGCTTTTGACGAGGAACACGAAAACCACGAACGGTGGCTGGTTTCCTATGCCGACTTTATTACCTTGTTGTTTGCCTTTTTTGTGGTGATGTATGCCATCTCTTCCCTGAATGAAGGTAAATATAAGGTACTCGCTGAATCATTGGACAAGGCTTTTAAAGAACCCTCGCAAAAAACTTTGGATCCCATTCAGATAGGGGAAACGCCGAAAACCGTGAACCCACTGGATGCTCTGGTCAATGCTGCAAAACCTGTCACCGAGCCTGTTTCTGAAGAAGGCCAAGAGCAAATCAAGCTGCAGAAAATTTCCGAGCAAATTGAAGAGGTTTTGGCGCCCTACGTGGATGATGATTTAGTGGCGGTCACTCGCAATGAATTTTGGGTGGCGGTGGAGATGAAAAGCGGCATGCTGTTTGCCAGTGGCAGCGCCAAATTATCCAAGGCAGCCGATCCCGTGCTCAGTAAACTGGCCGAAATTGTCCGGGAGATGCCGGATAATCCAATCTATATTGAAGGACATACCGATAACGTGCCTATTCAGACCCGCGAATTTCCCTCCAATTGGGAATTGTCCGCTGCCCGCGCTGCCAGTGTTGTAAGGAAACTGGTGGAAACCGGCGTTGCGCCAAAGCGACTGGCGGCGGTGGGCTATGGAGAAAATCATCCTGTGGCCGATAACAACAGTGAGGAAGGCCGCTACCGGAACCGTCGGGTGGTGATGGTGCTTCAGGCCAAGAATCTGGCCCGCTATCAAGTGCTTTCCAAAGAGCGGAAAAATTTGACGCAGGCAGTGGCAGCGCCATGACTACCAATGTATTGAGAGAGTGAGGACGATGCAAGTATGGGCAATTTCCAATCAAAAAGGCGGCGTGGGTAAGACCACCACGGTTGCCACTCTGGCGGGGCTGCTGCAAGAGCAAGGCGCCAGGGTGTTGATGGTGGACCTGGATCCCCATGGTTCGTTGAGCAGTTACTTTGAAATGAGTCCTGAAAAGGTAGAACACGGCGTTTATGACTTGTTTCGCCAGGCCATGGGTCATCAACATGAAGAAAATCCAGAGAACTATATTCAGTCCACGGCATTTGACAATTTATCCCTATTACCGGCAGTCATGGCCCTGGCCACTGTGGAGCGCCAGGCGGGGGCCATTGAAGGACTGGGGCTGGTGCTGCAAAAAGCCCTTGAGCGTCTCCGGGGGAAATTTGATTATGTCTTGGTCGATACCCCGCCAATGCTTGGGGTATTGATGGTAAATGCCCTGGCGGCCTGCGATCGTTTGATTGTACCGGTGATGGCGGAATACCTTTCCTTGCAGGGATTGGAGCGCATGCTGCGAACCCTGGCCATGATCTCCCGTTCCCGCAAGCGGCCCTTTGATTACACCATTGTCCCAACCTTGTTCGACCGCCGTACCCGGGTTTCTTCTGAAAGTCTCAAATTGTTGCAAGAACGTCATGGAGATTGCCTTTGGTCCGGCGTGATTCCCGTGGATACCAAATTACGGGAGGCCAGCGAGGCCCATCTACCCGTATCTCAGTATTACCCTAATTCCCGCGCGGCCATCGCTTATGAGCAATTGCTGGAGTTTCTGCTGGAATCCAGTGTCAGCGACGAACCTCAGGCGCTTTCAGCATGAGCGGGATCAGTGAAGGGGCAGAATTTATGACACAAGCCAATTCCCCGCTGGATCAATATTTTGAATCCCTGCTTTCGCCCAATGCGTCAAATGCTTCTCAGCCGAAAGCCGAGGAAATTGAGGTAGCACCCCAGCAAGAGGAGAAGATTCTAGAGGAAACGCCACCACCTGTCGTCTTGCCCGAAGGATGTCCGGCATGGGTGGCAGGGCAATTTGCTATCCAACCCTTTGGTCTGGGGGGGTTGCAGTTTGCCCTGCCCGAGTTTCAAGTGAACGCAGTCATTC
Above is a window of Methylothermaceae bacteria B42 DNA encoding:
- a CDS encoding chemotaxis protein CheA, producing MAIDFDDEILQDFLVEAGEILEQLGEQLVDLEQSPEDSDLLNAIFRGFHTVKGGAGFLSITPLVELCHKAEDVFNLLRQGDRKVEPALMDAVLKALDVINEMIDAIRGGQEPASADPALLNALAQFTVPDDGSASVEVAPQAAVNEQPETTPESIEAQPPEPDPVEQEFEAMLQGVQEPQETVPAADEITEEEFEKLLDSLHGPSGAPGKKEEGSQSPKPSATSADNDEITEEEFEALLDQLHGPGKHQAAVAKQSEERVKSSPANAEVKPKTDPPKPKPPKQEDKPRPQLKAVAGGKPKAPTGETTVRVDTQRLDEIMNMVGELVLVRNRFKTLREALDNEDMAKAVANLDVVTSDLQLAVMKTRMQPIKKVFGRFPRVVRDLARSLNKEIRLEMHGEDTDLDKNLVEALADPLVHLVRNSVDHGIEMPDEREKAGKPREGVVVLTAAQEGDHIQLTIEDDGKGMDPEMLRQKAVEKGLMDEESAARLDEKECFHLIFMPGFSTKSEISDISGRGVGMDVVKTRISQMNGSVDIDSEKGKGTKLTIRVPLTLAIMPTLMVKLEHQAFALPLASVVEILDLDLNQTNVVDGQEVVIVREQALPLFYLKDWLIHGRRSEIRSQNDGNVVVVNVGGRHVGFVVDHLIGQEEVVIKALGAKLHGLVGLAGATITGDGMIALILDVPGLMKRYAA
- the motC gene encoding flagellar motor protein (homologous to MotA; this protein with a related protein (a MotB homolog) forms the ion channels that couple flagellar rotation to proton/sodium motive force across the membrane and forms the stator elements of the rotary flagellar machine; either MotAB or MotCD is sufficient for swimming, but both are necessary for swarming motility; these organisms have both MotA and MotC); this encodes MDPLSIVGLIVSIGAVVFGNMLEGGDLSFLVNGPAMLIVMGGTLGAVLLQTPPPVFLRAVKKSGGVFLPPKIQLRQQIKKIVQWSGQARKEGLLGLENELDREKDSFVNKGLQLLVDGNETEIIREAMSLEMVTKEQQDFQAAKVFEAMGGYAPTLGILGAVLGLIQVMQNLSDPEKLGSGIAVAFVATIYGVGLANLVFLPIANKLKAQARALSLSRELMIEGIIAIAEGENPRNIEIKLSGFLE
- a CDS encoding cobalamin biosynthesis protein CobQ, coding for MQVWAISNQKGGVGKTTTVATLAGLLQEQGARVLMVDLDPHGSLSSYFEMSPEKVEHGVYDLFRQAMGHQHEENPENYIQSTAFDNLSLLPAVMALATVERQAGAIEGLGLVLQKALERLRGKFDYVLVDTPPMLGVLMVNALAACDRLIVPVMAEYLSLQGLERMLRTLAMISRSRKRPFDYTIVPTLFDRRTRVSSESLKLLQERHGDCLWSGVIPVDTKLREASEAHLPVSQYYPNSRAAIAYEQLLEFLLESSVSDEPQALSA